Proteins from one Oscillatoria nigro-viridis PCC 7112 genomic window:
- a CDS encoding tetratricopeptide repeat protein, whose translation MQKLASIEKPIDSGEKSIAVNTQKAQILYERGNALEAMGRFQAAIESWEEAIELEPKFYEARYNQGVALKKLGQLEEAIAAYNKSLTIKPNNPEAWYNRANVLRKLNRLSEAIASYEKAIELKPSYREAWTNRGNTLVSLEKFSEAIASYEKAIAIKPDYCEAWYNKAFALRKSDQNTAAIASYDKAIELKPDLHQAWYNRGLALADEKLYPEAVASYDKTLQLRPNSAAAWNKRGTAIAQMGKFEAAIASWDKALALKPNDSETFYNRGLALANLQRFEEAIASWDKTLELHPDNTEAWYNRAIALKKIQRFTEAIASYDKIIALKPDDPNLYYQKACVYALEKQAGEVANSQELVATSIGLAIENLSKAIELNPQKYRKLCKNDSKLRTIREEVRFLA comes from the coding sequence TTGCAAAAATTAGCCAGCATAGAAAAGCCGATCGACTCAGGGGAAAAATCCATAGCAGTCAATACCCAAAAGGCTCAAATCTTGTACGAACGCGGCAACGCCCTAGAAGCAATGGGACGATTCCAAGCTGCGATCGAATCTTGGGAAGAAGCGATCGAACTTGAACCAAAATTTTATGAAGCGCGGTACAACCAAGGCGTAGCCCTCAAAAAATTGGGCCAGCTAGAAGAAGCGATCGCAGCCTACAACAAATCCCTAACAATCAAGCCAAACAATCCCGAAGCGTGGTACAATCGCGCTAACGTTTTGCGGAAGCTCAACAGACTCTCCGAAGCGATCGCATCCTACGAAAAGGCGATCGAACTCAAGCCCAGCTACCGCGAAGCTTGGACGAACCGCGGCAACACCCTCGTCAGCTTAGAAAAATTCTCAGAAGCGATCGCCTCCTACGAGAAAGCCATCGCCATCAAACCAGACTACTGCGAAGCTTGGTACAACAAAGCATTTGCCCTGAGAAAATCAGACCAAAATACAGCCGCGATCGCCTCCTACGACAAAGCGATCGAACTCAAACCAGACTTGCATCAAGCCTGGTACAACCGCGGCTTAGCCCTAGCCGATGAAAAACTCTACCCGGAAGCAGTCGCCTCCTACGACAAAACCCTGCAACTGCGGCCGAATTCGGCAGCAGCCTGGAACAAACGCGGCACGGCGATCGCACAAATGGGAAAATTTGAAGCTGCGATCGCATCCTGGGACAAAGCCCTCGCACTCAAGCCAAACGACAGCGAAACCTTTTACAACCGCGGCTTAGCCTTGGCCAACTTACAACGCTTTGAAGAAGCAATTGCCTCTTGGGACAAAACCCTAGAGTTGCATCCAGACAACACCGAAGCCTGGTACAACCGCGCCATAGCCCTCAAAAAAATCCAACGATTTACCGAAGCGATCGCCTCCTACGATAAAATCATCGCACTCAAACCCGACGATCCCAACCTGTACTATCAAAAAGCTTGCGTTTACGCCCTGGAAAAACAAGCAGGCGAGGTCGCAAACAGCCAGGAACTTGTTGCCACCAGCATCGGGCTGGCGATCGAAAACTTATCCAAGGCGATCGAACTCAATCCGCAGAAATACCGGAAATTGTGCAAAAATGACTCTAAATTGCGTACAATACGGGAAGAAGTGCGGTTTTTAGCTTGA
- a CDS encoding response regulator, with protein MHPHLQRQLEQLGLVGESPPPTAEQWQLLLEQVSCSYDRVQSQQELQQEDCFNLETVALKDLTDSPQSPQDSPTASEFDRLRASVNSLGAGLCILDAKGCVISVNPEAERLLGWRESELAGVSLLERIGKQNKGNKSQVFTAPKQSPSKSEDATIAPTLDLQEAIASGQPCSNWDGEFLCRDGKTLPVSYFLNPAVDGGEISVLVFFDIREHKRSISMLQAVIESADAGIIAVDRNGNICSYNQKFVEMWGLPATQGKFNRSTFGTVKKPLETGFPNAREQLKDPQRFLQNAIEVSADPDTQISELLEFKDGKIIELNSFPSKVGANTVGRVSSFRDVTDRQKVERALQHRVELNQLIARLSINFISQTSSETGIFIDRTLKAIATFTGFDRTYIYLLSEDKTSAQKTYEWCNGLREIEDSTDQQLDMAKIPWIAEKLDRAEDLHITEIEGLPPPVQTEIAYFQGKNLPEVLTEFPSQTTDKAATSSTNTIAHSPEIELNKPQNNLQSLIIIPLNCSENLVGFLGFESFQPATGRSTEILTPLKMVGETIANALERQKAEFALRQSETKYRSIFENAVEGIFQTTPDGRYLSANPALAEIYGYESSTQMLAELTDINRQLYVNPNRRAEFIAQLAARRQVSKFESQIYRRDGSTIWISENARSICDENGSVLYYEGTVQDITDRKQAESAMQLALEAAESANRAKSTFLANMSHELRTPLNAIIGYSEMLQEEAEELGSCEAVPDLEKICSAGKHLLSLIDDILDISKIEAGRMDLYLETFDIHTLIESAVATASPLVEKNGNTLEVYCPDNLDTMHADMTKVRQVLLNLLSNAAKFTQNGRIAIGVERIKNEQLKMKNQEESSQILISNSEFLSFRVADTGIGMTQEQLDRVFQPFTQADASTTREYGGTGLGLAISQRFCQMMGGSIEVSSTSGAGTTFTVLLPKAIKQPEIPNKVRDSTSPPDAPAIGTVLVVDDDPISRDLIQRALSRQGLHIELAGDGEQALRLAKQLRPDAITLDVIMPGMDGWAVLSALKADSDLAEIPVILLSFVGNKSLGFALGASDYLTKPVDGKRLAALLNKYRRDQDGVASNNLTCQILIVEDDVATRGILRSVLETQGWAVTEADSGRAALDRLKVARPHLILLDLMLPEMDGFELIGEIRKSHAGDPIPIVVITGKNLTPAESQQLNGYVERVLQKGVYSCDTLLRDVRSIVNDRFDRRYDSKGKENTNG; from the coding sequence ATGCACCCCCACCTCCAGCGCCAACTCGAACAGCTCGGTTTAGTCGGCGAGTCTCCCCCTCCCACTGCTGAGCAGTGGCAGCTTTTATTAGAGCAGGTAAGTTGTAGCTATGACCGAGTTCAGAGTCAGCAAGAACTTCAGCAGGAAGATTGTTTTAACTTGGAGACGGTGGCGCTCAAGGATTTAACTGACTCGCCCCAGTCCCCTCAAGACTCTCCAACAGCTTCAGAATTCGATCGACTGCGGGCGAGTGTCAACAGTTTGGGGGCGGGATTGTGTATCCTTGACGCGAAGGGCTGTGTAATCTCGGTGAATCCAGAGGCAGAACGCTTGCTGGGGTGGCGAGAGTCGGAACTTGCAGGCGTTTCCCTGCTAGAGCGCATCGGGAAGCAAAACAAAGGCAACAAATCCCAAGTTTTTACGGCTCCGAAACAGTCGCCAAGCAAGAGTGAAGATGCGACGATCGCACCTACACTAGATTTACAAGAGGCGATCGCCTCCGGTCAACCTTGCAGCAATTGGGACGGCGAGTTTCTGTGCCGCGACGGCAAGACTTTACCAGTTTCCTATTTTTTAAATCCCGCAGTTGATGGCGGCGAAATATCAGTTTTGGTGTTTTTTGACATTAGAGAACACAAGCGATCGATCTCGATGCTGCAAGCAGTTATAGAATCTGCAGATGCGGGAATTATCGCGGTTGACAGAAACGGCAATATATGCAGTTACAATCAGAAATTTGTCGAGATGTGGGGTTTGCCCGCCACCCAAGGAAAGTTTAACCGATCGACCTTCGGCACTGTCAAAAAACCGCTCGAAACAGGATTCCCCAACGCCCGGGAACAATTAAAAGACCCCCAAAGATTTCTCCAAAACGCGATCGAAGTGTCGGCCGATCCAGATACTCAAATCAGCGAGTTATTAGAGTTTAAAGACGGAAAAATTATTGAATTAAATTCGTTTCCCTCAAAAGTCGGAGCGAACACAGTCGGCAGAGTCTCGAGCTTTCGAGACGTTACCGATCGCCAAAAAGTAGAACGCGCTTTGCAGCATAGAGTAGAATTAAATCAGTTGATTGCCCGTTTGTCAATCAATTTCATCAGCCAGACAAGCTCGGAAACAGGCATATTTATCGATCGCACTCTCAAAGCAATCGCCACCTTCACCGGATTTGACCGCACTTACATCTACCTGTTATCAGAAGATAAAACCAGCGCCCAAAAAACCTACGAGTGGTGCAATGGTCTTCGGGAAATAGAAGACAGCACCGACCAACAATTAGACATGGCAAAAATTCCTTGGATTGCCGAAAAGCTCGATCGCGCCGAAGACCTCCACATCACAGAAATCGAGGGACTCCCGCCCCCCGTTCAGACTGAAATTGCCTATTTTCAAGGCAAGAATTTACCAGAAGTGCTGACTGAGTTCCCATCCCAAACAACCGATAAAGCAGCAACCTCCTCAACAAATACGATCGCACATTCTCCGGAAATAGAATTAAATAAACCTCAAAACAATCTGCAATCGCTCATAATTATTCCCCTAAATTGTAGTGAAAACCTAGTAGGATTTCTAGGATTCGAGAGCTTCCAACCCGCAACAGGTAGATCGACCGAAATATTAACTCCTCTAAAAATGGTAGGGGAAACAATCGCCAATGCCCTAGAACGCCAAAAAGCAGAATTCGCCTTGAGACAATCCGAAACAAAATACCGCAGCATCTTTGAAAACGCAGTCGAAGGCATATTCCAGACCACCCCAGACGGGCGCTACCTCAGCGCCAATCCCGCACTAGCCGAGATTTACGGCTACGAATCCTCTACCCAAATGCTTGCCGAACTCACAGATATCAACCGCCAACTTTACGTTAACCCCAATCGGCGCGCCGAGTTTATTGCCCAATTGGCCGCGCGCCGCCAAGTCTCAAAATTTGAGTCCCAAATATACCGCCGAGACGGTAGCACGATATGGATTTCTGAAAACGCCCGCAGCATCTGCGACGAAAACGGCAGCGTTTTGTACTACGAAGGCACAGTCCAAGACATCACCGATCGCAAACAGGCAGAATCCGCCATGCAGTTGGCCCTGGAAGCAGCAGAATCAGCCAACCGGGCAAAAAGCACATTTCTCGCCAACATGAGCCACGAACTTCGCACACCCCTCAACGCCATCATTGGCTACAGCGAAATGCTCCAAGAAGAAGCCGAAGAATTGGGCAGTTGCGAAGCCGTCCCCGACCTCGAAAAAATCTGCAGCGCCGGCAAACACCTGCTGTCCCTGATTGACGACATCCTAGATATTTCTAAAATTGAAGCAGGCCGAATGGATCTCTACTTAGAAACATTCGACATTCATACCTTAATTGAAAGTGCTGTTGCCACGGCCAGCCCGCTGGTCGAGAAAAACGGTAATACCCTAGAAGTGTACTGTCCAGACAACCTCGACACCATGCACGCGGACATGACAAAAGTGCGGCAAGTGCTGCTTAACTTGCTCAGCAACGCTGCCAAGTTCACACAAAACGGGAGAATTGCGATCGGAGTGGAAAGAATTAAAAATGAACAATTAAAAATGAAAAATCAAGAGGAATCTTCCCAAATTTTAATTTCCAACTCCGAATTTTTAAGTTTCCGCGTCGCCGACACCGGCATCGGCATGACACAAGAGCAATTGGATCGAGTTTTCCAACCTTTCACCCAAGCTGATGCCTCGACTACCCGCGAGTACGGCGGCACCGGTTTGGGACTAGCAATCAGCCAGCGCTTCTGTCAGATGATGGGCGGCAGCATTGAGGTCAGCAGCACCTCGGGCGCAGGCACCACTTTCACCGTGCTCTTGCCCAAAGCCATCAAACAGCCGGAAATCCCCAACAAAGTCCGCGACAGCACTAGCCCTCCGGACGCCCCCGCTATCGGTACGGTGCTGGTAGTTGACGACGACCCGATCTCGCGGGATTTAATCCAGCGCGCCCTCAGTCGCCAAGGACTGCACATAGAACTCGCCGGCGATGGCGAGCAAGCTCTCCGGCTCGCTAAGCAACTACGGCCAGACGCCATTACCCTGGACGTGATTATGCCCGGAATGGACGGCTGGGCGGTACTCTCAGCTCTGAAGGCAGATTCTGACCTTGCCGAAATTCCCGTAATCCTGCTATCCTTTGTGGGCAACAAAAGCCTCGGCTTTGCATTGGGTGCCTCGGACTACCTCACCAAACCAGTGGACGGCAAACGGCTGGCTGCCTTGTTGAACAAGTACCGACGCGACCAAGACGGCGTTGCAAGTAACAATTTGACCTGTCAGATTCTAATTGTGGAAGACGACGTTGCCACGCGCGGAATACTGCGAAGCGTACTAGAAACACAAGGCTGGGCAGTAACGGAAGCTGACAGCGGACGCGCTGCTCTCGATCGGCTAAAAGTTGCTCGTCCGCACCTGATATTACTAGATTTGATGTTGCCAGAAATGGATGGTTTTGAGTTGATCGGGGAAATTCGCAAATCCCATGCGGGAGATCCTATACCGATTGTTGTGATCACGGGGAAAAACTTGACACCGGCCGAAAGCCAGCAGCTAAACGGCTACGTCGAGCGGGTGCTACAAAAGGGAGTCTACAGTTGCGATACTTTGTTGCGCGATGTTCGCTCTATAGTGAATGACAGGTTCGATCGCAGGTACGACTCGAAAGGCAAGGAGAACACCAATGGCTAA
- a CDS encoding adenylate/guanylate cyclase domain-containing protein produces MKGDEGSVLVVDDNEVNRDLLARRLQRQGHVVTVAEDGLQALEMLRRDPFDLVLLDIMMPQMNGYQVLESLKADENLRYIPVIMISAVDDIDSIVRCIELGAEDYLSKPFNPVLLKARISACLEKKRLRDKEQAYLHELAQEKEKSERLLLNILPKAIAQRLKHGEITIADSFAEVTVMFADLVGFTKLSAHLSPAQLVELLNEIFSAFDELAERYGLEKIKTIGDAYMVVGGLPTPSDDHAESIAEMALEIQAAMTKMRTKGGQPLSIRIGIHTGPVEAGVIGTKKFTYDLWGDTVNTASRMESQGVPGSIQVTVATYERLRGKYVFEERGVIPVKGKGDMMTYLLVARNA; encoded by the coding sequence ATGAAAGGTGACGAGGGCAGCGTGCTGGTTGTTGACGACAATGAGGTAAACCGCGATTTGCTGGCCCGCCGGCTTCAGCGTCAAGGCCACGTGGTGACTGTTGCTGAAGATGGTCTCCAAGCTCTGGAAATGTTGCGAAGAGATCCTTTTGATTTGGTTCTCCTAGACATTATGATGCCGCAAATGAACGGCTATCAGGTGCTCGAAAGTCTGAAGGCGGACGAGAATTTGCGCTACATCCCGGTGATTATGATTTCGGCGGTGGACGATATCGACAGTATAGTCCGGTGTATAGAGTTGGGGGCGGAGGATTATCTTTCTAAACCGTTCAATCCGGTATTGCTCAAGGCTCGGATTAGCGCTTGTCTGGAAAAGAAGCGGCTGCGGGATAAGGAACAGGCGTATTTACACGAGTTGGCCCAGGAAAAGGAAAAGTCCGAGCGTTTGCTGTTAAATATTTTACCGAAGGCGATCGCCCAGCGCCTGAAACACGGGGAAATTACGATCGCAGACAGTTTCGCTGAGGTAACAGTAATGTTTGCCGATTTGGTCGGTTTTACTAAGCTTTCGGCTCATTTATCGCCGGCCCAATTGGTGGAGTTGCTCAACGAGATTTTTTCGGCTTTTGACGAGTTGGCCGAGCGCTACGGACTTGAGAAAATTAAGACGATCGGCGATGCTTATATGGTGGTTGGCGGTTTGCCGACGCCCAGCGACGACCACGCCGAGTCGATCGCCGAAATGGCGCTGGAAATTCAAGCAGCAATGACTAAGATGCGTACCAAGGGAGGTCAGCCGCTCAGCATTCGCATCGGCATCCACACAGGCCCGGTAGAAGCTGGGGTAATCGGTACTAAAAAATTTACTTACGATTTGTGGGGAGATACGGTAAATACAGCTTCCCGGATGGAATCTCAAGGCGTCCCCGGCAGCATTCAGGTGACAGTTGCTACCTACGAGCGCCTGCGGGGTAAGTACGTTTTTGAGGAGCGCGGCGTGATTCCAGTGAAGGGGAAAGGCGATATGATGACTTATCTGCTTGTGGCCCGAAACGCTTAA
- a CDS encoding type II toxin-antitoxin system PemK/MazF family toxin, producing MTKGKIFLVPFPYDDLSANKLRPAACLTNPLGARRHVIIAYITSRLPTNLLETDIVLDASHPDFQASGLRVPSTIRLHQLVSVSTVVVQRELGELSSDTQAQIAEKLYTLLSQ from the coding sequence ATGACCAAGGGTAAGATTTTCCTAGTACCGTTTCCCTATGATGATTTATCGGCAAACAAACTGCGTCCAGCAGCTTGTTTGACTAACCCTTTGGGAGCGCGTCGTCATGTTATTATTGCTTATATTACAAGTCGCTTGCCAACAAATTTACTGGAAACAGATATCGTATTAGATGCTTCTCATCCCGACTTTCAGGCTTCGGGGCTGCGGGTGCCATCTACTATCAGGCTGCATCAACTGGTGAGTGTTTCTACAGTGGTTGTTCAGCGTGAGTTAGGTGAATTATCATCAGATACACAGGCTCAAATTGCTGAAAAGCTCTACACTTTGCTAAGTCAGTGA
- a CDS encoding type II toxin-antitoxin system Phd/YefM family antitoxin, translating to MTQLNVTVTNDGFPELIAHVEDTGERIVIEQEGRAIAAIITYADLKRLEALEAALINKAKLEEYEWLKAAIANPAFDSLRDSAEDIYTLADGVPFHDPEWIKTVAIDPNFGSILDPEEDIYTIADGKPFHDQG from the coding sequence ATGACTCAACTAAATGTAACCGTAACCAATGACGGATTTCCCGAACTCATCGCCCATGTCGAGGATACTGGAGAACGAATTGTCATAGAACAGGAAGGAAGGGCGATCGCTGCTATCATTACTTATGCCGATCTGAAGCGACTGGAGGCCCTAGAAGCCGCCCTAATTAACAAAGCAAAACTCGAAGAATATGAATGGCTAAAAGCTGCGATCGCAAATCCAGCTTTTGATTCTCTGAGAGACTCAGCAGAAGATATCTACACTTTAGCTGATGGCGTGCCATTCCACGATCCTGAATGGATTAAAACAGTAGCGATAGATCCTAATTTTGGTTCGATCCTAGACCCAGAAGAAGACATTTATACCATAGCTGACGGTAAACCATTCCATGACCAAGGGTAA
- a CDS encoding tetratricopeptide repeat protein yields MINWNELYNLGLGLFEKGRAFFDETLEMKPEPQACYDRGVALGNSGRWEEAIASYDKALEFKPDYHEAWNNRGNALGNLGRWEEAIASFDKALEFKPDDDVAWYNRGIGLGNLGRWEEGIASYNKTLEIKPDYHKAWYNRGIALHNLGLLEEAIASYDKALEFKPDYHEAWNNRGNALGNLGRWEEAIASYEKVLEFKPDYHEAWNNRGITLGNLGRWEEAIASFDKALEFKADYHEAWNNRGNALGNLGRLEEAIASFDKALEFKADYHEAWNNRGNALGNLGRLEEAIASFDKALEFKADYHQAWNNRGITLGKLGRLEEALASYDKALEIKPDDEAWYNRGIALGKLGRWEEALASFDKALEIKPDKDEAWYNRGIALDDLGRWEEAIASYDKALEIIPDDAAWNNRGIALGNLGRLEEAIASYDKALEIKPDSYESWYNRGSAMINLGRLEEAIASYDKALEIKPDDDAAWYNRGYSLRNLGRWEEAIASYNKALEIIPDDDEAFYNKACCYALQSQSDQAIHNLQQAINLNPDKWREMAKTDSDFDSIRSDTRFQALIQE; encoded by the coding sequence ATGATTAATTGGAATGAACTGTACAATTTAGGCTTAGGCTTGTTTGAAAAAGGGAGAGCTTTTTTCGACGAAACTTTAGAAATGAAACCAGAGCCCCAAGCCTGTTACGATCGGGGCGTTGCACTGGGTAATTCAGGAAGATGGGAAGAAGCGATCGCCTCCTACGACAAAGCCTTAGAATTCAAACCAGATTATCACGAAGCCTGGAACAATCGGGGCAATGCACTGGGTAATTTAGGCAGATGGGAAGAAGCGATCGCCTCCTTCGACAAAGCCTTAGAATTTAAACCAGATGATGACGTAGCCTGGTACAATCGGGGCATTGGACTGGGTAATTTAGGCAGATGGGAAGAGGGGATCGCCTCTTACAACAAAACCTTAGAAATCAAACCCGATTATCACAAAGCTTGGTACAATAGGGGTATTGCATTGCATAATTTAGGGTTATTGGAAGAGGCGATCGCCTCCTACGACAAAGCCTTAGAATTCAAACCAGATTATCACGAAGCCTGGAACAATCGGGGCAATGCACTGGGTAATTTAGGCAGATGGGAAGAAGCGATCGCCTCCTACGAGAAAGTCTTAGAATTCAAACCCGATTATCACGAAGCCTGGAACAATCGAGGCATTACACTGGGTAATTTAGGCAGATGGGAAGAAGCGATCGCCTCCTTCGATAAAGCCTTAGAATTCAAAGCAGATTATCACGAAGCCTGGAACAATCGGGGCAATGCACTGGGTAATTTAGGCAGATTGGAAGAAGCGATCGCCTCCTTCGATAAAGCCTTAGAATTCAAAGCAGATTATCACGAAGCCTGGAACAATCGGGGCAATGCACTGGGTAATTTAGGCAGATTGGAAGAAGCGATCGCCTCCTTCGATAAAGCCTTAGAATTCAAAGCAGATTATCACCAAGCCTGGAACAATCGGGGTATTACACTGGGTAAATTAGGCAGATTGGAAGAAGCCCTCGCCTCCTACGACAAAGCCTTAGAAATCAAACCAGATGACGAAGCCTGGTACAATCGGGGCATTGCACTGGGTAAATTAGGCAGATGGGAAGAAGCCCTCGCCTCCTTCGACAAAGCCTTAGAAATCAAACCAGATAAAGACGAAGCCTGGTACAATCGGGGCATTGCACTGGATGATTTAGGCAGATGGGAAGAGGCGATCGCCTCCTACGACAAAGCCTTAGAAATCATACCAGATGACGCAGCCTGGAACAATCGGGGCATTGCACTGGGTAATTTAGGCAGGTTGGAAGAAGCCATCGCCTCCTACGACAAAGCCTTAGAAATTAAACCTGATTCATACGAATCCTGGTACAATCGGGGTTCTGCAATGATTAATTTAGGAAGATTGGAAGAAGCGATCGCCTCCTACGACAAAGCCTTAGAAATCAAACCAGATGATGACGCAGCCTGGTACAATCGGGGTTATTCACTGCGTAATTTAGGAAGATGGGAAGAAGCGATCGCCTCCTACAATAAAGCCTTAGAAATCATACCAGATGATGACGAAGCATTTTATAATAAAGCTTGCTGCTATGCGTTACAGAGTCAGAGTGACCAAGCGATTCATAATTTGCAGCAAGCCATCAATCTGAATCCTGACAAATGGCGAGAAATGGCAAAAACTGACTCTGATTTTGACAGCATTCGATCGGATACTCGGTTTCAAGCCTTGATTCAAGAATAG
- a CDS encoding response regulator codes for MAKILLVEDNEMNRDMLSRRLARKGHEVFIAVDGAEGVSMALAKVPDLILMDMSLPVLDGWQATQQIKAAPETSRIPVIALTAHAMAGDREKCLAAGCNDYDTKPVEFPRLLGKIETLLKEALT; via the coding sequence ATGGCTAAAATCCTGTTGGTCGAAGATAACGAAATGAACAGGGATATGCTTTCCAGGCGTCTGGCCCGCAAGGGACACGAGGTCTTTATTGCTGTTGACGGTGCTGAGGGAGTGTCGATGGCCCTCGCGAAAGTACCGGATTTGATTCTGATGGACATGAGTCTGCCGGTTTTAGACGGGTGGCAAGCAACGCAGCAAATTAAGGCGGCTCCTGAAACTAGCAGGATTCCGGTGATTGCCCTGACGGCTCACGCAATGGCGGGCGATCGTGAAAAGTGTCTGGCCGCCGGCTGCAATGACTACGACACTAAACCGGTCGAGTTTCCCAGACTTTTGGGTAAAATTGAAACTCTTCTGAAAGAGGCCCTGACATGA
- a CDS encoding Ycf51 family protein, with the protein MNVNSNLLMYAQWAGMLTAALAILTVIAFIFKWGFRFRLVGVTSFMGVIAASIFGLGLGLFTRTEIPGAVRYSLVYDTGGVQTVVTVPPTITESELEATMRQAAADLYSPGRSGRGRDYMTIRVRTVLHPEPGLSQPLFLGEVRRSLATRDDDKMAIEIFPEKVAILKKYQA; encoded by the coding sequence ATGAACGTAAATTCTAACCTTTTAATGTACGCCCAATGGGCGGGAATGCTGACAGCAGCCTTGGCTATTCTAACTGTTATAGCATTTATCTTCAAATGGGGTTTTCGCTTCCGATTAGTAGGAGTGACAAGCTTTATGGGCGTGATTGCTGCGAGTATATTCGGTCTGGGTTTGGGACTGTTTACTCGCACAGAAATTCCCGGTGCGGTGCGCTATTCTTTAGTTTACGATACAGGCGGGGTTCAAACAGTAGTTACTGTGCCGCCTACGATCACCGAATCGGAATTAGAAGCAACGATGCGGCAAGCGGCTGCGGATTTGTACTCTCCAGGGCGCTCTGGGCGGGGCAGAGACTACATGACGATCCGGGTTCGTACAGTTCTACATCCAGAGCCTGGGCTGTCGCAGCCGCTGTTTTTGGGCGAGGTGAGACGATCGCTCGCGACTCGTGATGATGACAAAATGGCGATCGAAATCTTCCCCGAAAAAGTTGCTATTCTGAAAAAATATCAAGCCTGA